The Hippoglossus stenolepis isolate QCI-W04-F060 chromosome 11, HSTE1.2, whole genome shotgun sequence genome includes a window with the following:
- the LOC118118234 gene encoding neuropilin and tolloid-like protein 1 isoform X2, producing MVQKLLLHIALAASLLSTQLSGATATKTKAQVKNNSGVTPAGKCGTWLKEPDGGYFTSPNYPEKYPAERECVYIIEAAPRQCIDLFFDEKYSIEPSWECKFDHIEVRDGPFGFSPIIGRYCGQESPAYVRSSGRYLYIKFVADGELEATGFSARYNFTQDPEFKGLGALPALPFCDFELSGPEGFIESVQIARDAQVQQTEAVDCRWYIKAPPRAKIYMRFLEYEMHNSNECKRNFVAIYDGSSSVEHLKNKFCSTVANDVMLVSSVGVVRLWADEGSRKSKFRILFTTFHEPPCERDTFFCHSNMCINQTLVCNGIQNCVYPWDENHCKEKRKASILDTLDNTNIAIITVTCGLVVILLVISVIIQIKQPRKKYIIRRDDFDPALLHPGFEPPHYELCTLRRAPSGDLTDDALAEDFEKFHKLRRSSSKCIRDHHCGSQHGSMHGSVHGSRSSLSMRDANIAGDGGAHVPPLPPVMPSQQSPRLSHHTTPAGQRSILVMKHSYSQDGADRYRPEEEDELMMDDGPTTSQHHMHHHHIHHGMSGLDHTVHRTLSNDF from the exons ATGGTGCAAAAACTTCTGCTGCACATCG CTTTAGCAGCAAGCCTCCTCTCAACGCAGCTGTCTGGTGCCACGGCTACCAAAACAAAAGCTCAAG TGAAGAACAACTCAGGTGTGACCCCAGCTGGGAAGTGTGGCACCTGGTTAAAGGAGCCTGATGGAGGGTATTTCACCTCACCCAACTACCCTGAGAAATACCCAGCTGAGAGGGAATGTGTCTACATAATAGAAG ccgCTCCTCGACAGTGCATTGACTTATTCTTCGATGAGAAGTACTCCATCGAACCTTCCTGGGAGTGTAAGTTCGACCACATCGAGGTACGCGATGGGCCCTTTGGTTTCTCGCCCATCATTGGTCGCTACTGTGGGCAGGAAAGTCCTGCGTACGTCCGGTCCAGTGGGAGGTACCTGTACATCAAGTTTGTGGCTGATGGTGAACTGGAGGCCACTGGTTTCTCGGCCCGGTATAACTTCACACAAG ATCCCGAGTTCAAAGGGCTTGGAGCACTGCCAGCTCTGCCAT TCTGTGATTTTGAGCTGAGCGGTCCAGAGGGCTTCATAGAGTCGGTACAGATAGCGAGGGACGCCCAGGTGCAGCAGACGGAGGCTGTGGACTGCAGGTGGTACATCAAGGCTCCACCCAGAGCTAAG ATCTACATGCGCTTTCTGGAGTATGAGATGCACAACTCGAATGAATGCAAGCGTAACTTTGTTGCCATCTACGACGGCAGCAGTTCGGTCGAGCACTTGAAGAATAAGTTCTGCTCCACGGTGGCCAACGATGTCATGCTGGTGTCCTCTGTGGGCGTGGTTAGGCTGTGGGCAGACGAGGGGAGCAGAAAAAGCAAATTCAGGATCCTCTTCACAACTTTCCACGAGC CTCCGTGTGAAAGAGACACTTTCTTTTGCCATAGCAACATGTGCATCAACCAAACACTGGTCTGCAATGGCATCCAGAACTGTGTTTACCCCTGGGATGAAAATCACTGTAAAG AGAAGAGGAAAGCCAGCATCCTGGACACGCTGGATAACACGAACATCGCCATTATTACAGTGACCTGTGGTCTGGTTGTCATCTTGCTCGTCATCTCTGTCATCATCCAGATCAAACAGCCTCGCAAGAAATACATTATCCGCAG AGATGACTTTGACCCTGCCCTCCTCCATCCCGGTTTCGAGCCTCCACACTACGAGCTCTGTACTCTGCGCCGTGCCCCATCCGGCGACCTGACCGACGATGCCCTGGCCGAGGACTTTGAGAAGTTCCACAAGCTCCGCCGCTCATCAAGCAAATGTATTCGCGACCACCATTGTGGCTCCCAGCATGGGAGCATGCACGGCAGTGTACATGGAAGCCGCAGCAGCCTAAGCATGAGGGATGCCAACATTGCCGGTGACGGGGGGGCTCATGTGCCGCCATTGCCGCCAGTGATGCCGAGCCAACAGTCGCCGCGCCTCTCCCACCACACCACCCCTGCAGGTCAACGCAGCATCCTAGTGATGAAGCATAGCTACTCTCAGGACGGGGCAGACAGGTACCgaccggaggaggaggatgagttgatgatggatgatggtcCCACCACCAGCCAGCACCACATGCACCATCATCACATCCACCATGGCATGTCAGGGCTGGATCACACTGTCCACCGTACACTGTCTAACGACTTTTGA
- the LOC118118234 gene encoding neuropilin and tolloid-like protein 1 isoform X1, translating to MVQKLLLHIALAASLLSTQLSGATATKTKAQDFSSVEVKNNSGVTPAGKCGTWLKEPDGGYFTSPNYPEKYPAERECVYIIEAAPRQCIDLFFDEKYSIEPSWECKFDHIEVRDGPFGFSPIIGRYCGQESPAYVRSSGRYLYIKFVADGELEATGFSARYNFTQDPEFKGLGALPALPFCDFELSGPEGFIESVQIARDAQVQQTEAVDCRWYIKAPPRAKIYMRFLEYEMHNSNECKRNFVAIYDGSSSVEHLKNKFCSTVANDVMLVSSVGVVRLWADEGSRKSKFRILFTTFHEPPCERDTFFCHSNMCINQTLVCNGIQNCVYPWDENHCKEKRKASILDTLDNTNIAIITVTCGLVVILLVISVIIQIKQPRKKYIIRRDDFDPALLHPGFEPPHYELCTLRRAPSGDLTDDALAEDFEKFHKLRRSSSKCIRDHHCGSQHGSMHGSVHGSRSSLSMRDANIAGDGGAHVPPLPPVMPSQQSPRLSHHTTPAGQRSILVMKHSYSQDGADRYRPEEEDELMMDDGPTTSQHHMHHHHIHHGMSGLDHTVHRTLSNDF from the exons ATGGTGCAAAAACTTCTGCTGCACATCG CTTTAGCAGCAAGCCTCCTCTCAACGCAGCTGTCTGGTGCCACGGCTACCAAAACAAAAGCTCAAG ACTTTTCATCTGTTGAAGTGAAGAACAACTCAGGTGTGACCCCAGCTGGGAAGTGTGGCACCTGGTTAAAGGAGCCTGATGGAGGGTATTTCACCTCACCCAACTACCCTGAGAAATACCCAGCTGAGAGGGAATGTGTCTACATAATAGAAG ccgCTCCTCGACAGTGCATTGACTTATTCTTCGATGAGAAGTACTCCATCGAACCTTCCTGGGAGTGTAAGTTCGACCACATCGAGGTACGCGATGGGCCCTTTGGTTTCTCGCCCATCATTGGTCGCTACTGTGGGCAGGAAAGTCCTGCGTACGTCCGGTCCAGTGGGAGGTACCTGTACATCAAGTTTGTGGCTGATGGTGAACTGGAGGCCACTGGTTTCTCGGCCCGGTATAACTTCACACAAG ATCCCGAGTTCAAAGGGCTTGGAGCACTGCCAGCTCTGCCAT TCTGTGATTTTGAGCTGAGCGGTCCAGAGGGCTTCATAGAGTCGGTACAGATAGCGAGGGACGCCCAGGTGCAGCAGACGGAGGCTGTGGACTGCAGGTGGTACATCAAGGCTCCACCCAGAGCTAAG ATCTACATGCGCTTTCTGGAGTATGAGATGCACAACTCGAATGAATGCAAGCGTAACTTTGTTGCCATCTACGACGGCAGCAGTTCGGTCGAGCACTTGAAGAATAAGTTCTGCTCCACGGTGGCCAACGATGTCATGCTGGTGTCCTCTGTGGGCGTGGTTAGGCTGTGGGCAGACGAGGGGAGCAGAAAAAGCAAATTCAGGATCCTCTTCACAACTTTCCACGAGC CTCCGTGTGAAAGAGACACTTTCTTTTGCCATAGCAACATGTGCATCAACCAAACACTGGTCTGCAATGGCATCCAGAACTGTGTTTACCCCTGGGATGAAAATCACTGTAAAG AGAAGAGGAAAGCCAGCATCCTGGACACGCTGGATAACACGAACATCGCCATTATTACAGTGACCTGTGGTCTGGTTGTCATCTTGCTCGTCATCTCTGTCATCATCCAGATCAAACAGCCTCGCAAGAAATACATTATCCGCAG AGATGACTTTGACCCTGCCCTCCTCCATCCCGGTTTCGAGCCTCCACACTACGAGCTCTGTACTCTGCGCCGTGCCCCATCCGGCGACCTGACCGACGATGCCCTGGCCGAGGACTTTGAGAAGTTCCACAAGCTCCGCCGCTCATCAAGCAAATGTATTCGCGACCACCATTGTGGCTCCCAGCATGGGAGCATGCACGGCAGTGTACATGGAAGCCGCAGCAGCCTAAGCATGAGGGATGCCAACATTGCCGGTGACGGGGGGGCTCATGTGCCGCCATTGCCGCCAGTGATGCCGAGCCAACAGTCGCCGCGCCTCTCCCACCACACCACCCCTGCAGGTCAACGCAGCATCCTAGTGATGAAGCATAGCTACTCTCAGGACGGGGCAGACAGGTACCgaccggaggaggaggatgagttgatgatggatgatggtcCCACCACCAGCCAGCACCACATGCACCATCATCACATCCACCATGGCATGTCAGGGCTGGATCACACTGTCCACCGTACACTGTCTAACGACTTTTGA
- the atpsckmt gene encoding ATP synthase subunit C lysine N-methyltransferase, translating into MKNSAMSQQELLVDSPPAGPGASEAGGGSRGRSRLGLIVTGMLGGSLVALYAVATPFVTPALRKICLPFVPATTAQVENVLQALRVRSGSLVDIGSGDGRIVIAAAKHGFRASGFELNPWLVWYSRYKAWREGVHSSTSFHISDLWKVSFAQYSNVVIFGVPQMMDQLELKLARELPSSARVVACRFPFPTWVPEHTAGEGIDTVWVYNAKTFKSQLQQGMTRQTMTTAQEDT; encoded by the exons ATGAAAAACAGCGCCATGTCACAACAGGAGCTCTTAGTGGACTCTCCGCCGGCCGGTCCCGGTGCGAGTGAAGCCGGGGGAGGAAGCAGGGGCAGAAGCCGCCTGGGTCTCATCGTCACTGGGATGCTGGGAGGGTCGCTGGTCGCCCTGTACGCGGTGGCAACTCCGTTTGTGACCCCGGCCCTGAGGAAGATCTGCCTCCCGTTCGTCCCAGCGACCACAGCCCAGGTGGAGAATGTCCTGCAGGCGCTGCGGGTCAGGTCAGGCTCTCTGGTGGACATAGGGAGCGGAGATGGACGGATA GTGATAGCAGCAGCCAAGCATGGCTTTCGGGCGTCAGGCTTTGAGCTGAACCCCTGGCTGGTGTGGTATTCCCGCTACAAGGCCTGGAGGGAGGGAGtccactcctccacctccttccatATCTCTGACTTGTGGAAG GTCAGTTTTGCTCAGTACTCCAATGTTGTCATTTTTGGAGTCCCTCAAATG ATGGACCAGCTGGAGCTGAAGCTGGCAAGGGAGTTGCCGAGTTCAGCCAGGGTGGTGGCCTGCCGCTTCCCCTTCCCTACCTGGGTCCCTGAACATACTGCAGGGGAGGGCATAGACACTGTTTGGGTGTACAATGCCAAGACGTTTAAATCACAACTGCAACAAGGAATGACAAGACAGACAATGACAACAGCCCAAGAggacacatga
- the LOC118117615 gene encoding E3 ubiquitin-protein ligase MARCHF6 isoform X2, whose product MDPAEEDICRVCRSEGSHEKPLYHPCVCTGSIKFIHQECLLQWLKHSRKEYCELCKHRFAFTPIYSPDMPSRLPVQDIFSGLVTSIGTAIRYWFHYTLVAFAWLGVVPLTACRIYKCLFTGSVSSLLTLPLDMLSTQNLLADCLQGCFVVTCTLCAFISLVWLREQIVHGGPPQWLEQNPLPLVPNPPNGPAPANEVPGGNAAVNAQAAADAAAAQHPADPAEDGLPPGNPHEVGNQGNDAEPDEDDDGEEDEEEEEDEEGREEDAADANNGGQEDLNWNALEWDRAAEELTWERMLGLDGSLVFLEHVFWVVSLNTLFILVFAFCPYHIGHFSVVGLGFEDYIKASHFDGLVTTILGYILLAGALMVCHVLASLVRFQRSRRLLGVCYIVVKVSLLVVMEIGLFPLICGWWLDICSLEMFDATLKDREQSFDSAPGTTMFLHWLVGMVYVFYFASFILLLREVLRPGVLWFLRNLNDPDFNPVQEMIHLPIYRHLRRFILSVVVFGSIVLLMLWLPIRIIKLFFPNFLPYNVMLYSDAPVSELSLELLLLQVVLPALLEQGHTRQWLKRLVHAWTFTAGYMLDLHSYLLGDHEDEDNQPLNNPPGRHNNNRFPGLGEGLHAAHQAILQQGGPVGFQPYHRPVQFPLKIILLVVFMCVTLLLASLICLTLPVCVGRWLMSFWMGSAMVHELYTAASGLYVCWLAIRAATVLLSWMPQGRSIIMLKVHEWTLMILKTIVVAVLLAGVIPLLLGLLFELVVVAPLRVPLDQTPLFYPWQDWALGVLHAKIIAAITLMGPQWWLKTVIEQVYANGIRNIDLYFILRRLAAPVICVLLLSLCVPYIISKGITPLLGVQPVMQTLVDRRIYPFLLMVVILLAILSFQIRQFKRLYEHIKNDKYLVGQRLVNYERKTGRSTTSAALSSSS is encoded by the exons ATGGACCCCGCAGAGGAAG ACATCTGCCGGGTCTGTCGGTCAGAGGGGAGCCATGAAAAGCCGCTCTACCACCCCTGTGTCTGCACTGGCAGCATCAAGTTCATCCATCAGGAATG cctaTTGCAGTGgttaaaacacagcagaaaagaATATTGTGAATTATGTAAACACAGGTTTGCATTTACACCAA TCTACTCTCCAGACATGCCATCTCGCTTGCCTGTCCAGGATATCTTTTCAGGTCTGGTCACCAGTATCGGAACAGCCATCAGATACTGGTTCCACTACACACTAGTGGCCTTTGCCTGGCTAGGCGTTGTGCCTCTCACAGCAT GTCGCATTTACAAGTGTCTATTTACTGGCTCTGTGAGCTCACTCCTCACCCTCCCATTAGATATGCTTTCAAC ACAAAACCTGCTTGCAGACTGTCTCCAGGGTTGTTTTGTGGTCACTTGCACGCTGTGCGCCTTCATCAGCCTGGTGTGGCTCAGAGAGCAGATTGTCCATGGTGGCCCCCCTCAGTGGTTGGAGCAGAATCCACTGCCTTTGGTTCCCAACCCGCCCAACGGCCCTGCACCTGCTAATGAG GTGCCAGGTGGTAACGCTGCAGTCAATGCCCAGGCTGCAGCTGACGCCGCAGCAGCCCAGCACCCTGCAGACCCTGCCGAAGACGGTCTGCCTCCTGGCAACCCACATGAAGTCGGCAACCAGGGAAATGATGCTGAACCGGACGAAGACGATGATggggaggaggacgaagaggaggaggaggatgaggaaggaagagaagaagatgcTGCTGATGCCAATAATGGAGGACAAG AAGATTTAAACTGGAACGCTCTGGAGTGGGACCGTGCAGCAGAAGAGCTGACCTGGGAGAGG ATGCTGGGACTGGATGGCTCCTTGGTTTTCCTG GAGCACGTCTTCTGGGTGGTGTCTCTCAATACACTCTTCATCCTTGTCTTTG CTTTTTGTCCATATCACATCGGCCATTTCTCTGTGGTTGGACTGGGCTTTGAGGACTAT ATTAAAGCTTCACACTTTGACGGCCTCGTCACCACCATACTGGGTTACATCCTCCTCGCAGGAGCTCTCATGGTTTGTCAT GTACTAGCTTCGTTGGTAAGATTCCAGCGGTCCAGACGACTCCTGGGTGTCTGCTACATTGTTGTTAAG GTGTCCCTGCTGGTTGTCATGGAAATAGGCTTGTTCCCACTGATTTGTGGATGGTGGCTCGACATTTGCTCACTG GAAATGTTTGATGCCACATTGAAAGACAGGGAGCAGAGTTTTGACTCGGCTCCTGGTACGACAATGTTCCTCCACTGGCTGGTCGGCATGGTCTACGTCTTCTACTTTGCCTCTTTCATCCTTTTGCTTCGAGAG GTTCTTCGGCCAGGTGTGCTGTGGTTCCTGAGGAACCTGAACGATCCAGACTTTAACCCAGTCCAAGAGATGATCCACCTGCCCATCTACAGACATCTGCGGAGGTTTATTCTCTCTGTG gTGGTGTTTGGTTCCATAGTTTTGCTGATGCTTTGGCTCCCCATTAGAATCATTAAACTGTTCTTCCCAAACTTCCTTCCTTACAACGTCATGCTTTACAG TGATGCCCCAGTGAGCGAGCTATCGTTGGAGCTGCTTTTGCTTCAGGTTGTTCTGCCGGCTCTGTTGGAGCAGGGTCACACTCGCCAGTGGCTCAAGCGGCTTGTTCACGCCTGGACGTTCACAGCTGGATACATGCT TGACCTTCACTCCTACCTGCTCGGAGATCATGAAGATGAGGACAACCAACCACTCAATAATCCTCCCGGTCGCCATAACAACAACCGATTCCCAGGCCTAGGGGAGGGGCTTCACGCTGCCCATCAGGCTATTCTGCAGCAGGGCGGTCCTGTGGGTTTCCAGCCGTACCACCGGCCTGTCCAATTTCCCCTCAAG ATCATTCTATTGGTCGTCTTCATGTGTGTGACACTGTTACTGGCTAGTCTGATCTGCCTGACACTGCCAG tgtgtgtgggtcGCTGGCTGATGTCTTTCTGGATGGGCAGTGCCATGGTTCATGAGCTGTACACAGCAGCCAGTGGGCTCTACGTCTGCTGGCTGGCCATACGAGCCGCCACAGTGCTGCTGTCCTGGATGCCACAGGGGCGAAGCATCATCATGCTCAAAGTCCACGAGTGGACGCTCATG ATTCTAAAGACCATCGTGGTGGCTGTGCTGTTAGCTGGAGTGATACCTCTGCTGTTGGGTCTGCTGTTTGAGCTGGTCGTTGTGGCTCCGCTCAGAGTCCCACTGGACCAGACACCACTCTTCTATCCCTGGCAG GACTGGGCGCTTGGCGTGCTTCATGCTAAAATCATCGCTGCCATCACACTGATGGGCCCTCAGTGGTGGCTGAAAACTGTCATCGAGCAG GTGTATGCAAACGGTATCCGAAACATCGACCTCTATTTCATCCTGCGACGACTGGCTGCTCCGGTCAtctgtgtcctgctgctgtctctctgtgtgcccTACATCATCTCTAAAGGCATTACACCACTGCTTG GTGTACAGCCAGTGATGCAGACGCTGGTGGATAGGAGGATCTATCCGTTCCTGCTGATGGTGGTCATACTCTTGGCCATTCTCTCCTTCCAGATACGCCAGTTCAAACGCTTATACGAACACATCAAGAATGACAA ATACCTAGTCGGACAGAGACTTGTAAACTATGAACGTAAGACAGGCAGGAGCACAACCAGCGCTGCCCTCAGCAGCTCCTCGTAG
- the LOC118117615 gene encoding E3 ubiquitin-protein ligase MARCHF6 isoform X1, with translation MDPAEEADICRVCRSEGSHEKPLYHPCVCTGSIKFIHQECLLQWLKHSRKEYCELCKHRFAFTPIYSPDMPSRLPVQDIFSGLVTSIGTAIRYWFHYTLVAFAWLGVVPLTACRIYKCLFTGSVSSLLTLPLDMLSTQNLLADCLQGCFVVTCTLCAFISLVWLREQIVHGGPPQWLEQNPLPLVPNPPNGPAPANEVPGGNAAVNAQAAADAAAAQHPADPAEDGLPPGNPHEVGNQGNDAEPDEDDDGEEDEEEEEDEEGREEDAADANNGGQEDLNWNALEWDRAAEELTWERMLGLDGSLVFLEHVFWVVSLNTLFILVFAFCPYHIGHFSVVGLGFEDYIKASHFDGLVTTILGYILLAGALMVCHVLASLVRFQRSRRLLGVCYIVVKVSLLVVMEIGLFPLICGWWLDICSLEMFDATLKDREQSFDSAPGTTMFLHWLVGMVYVFYFASFILLLREVLRPGVLWFLRNLNDPDFNPVQEMIHLPIYRHLRRFILSVVVFGSIVLLMLWLPIRIIKLFFPNFLPYNVMLYSDAPVSELSLELLLLQVVLPALLEQGHTRQWLKRLVHAWTFTAGYMLDLHSYLLGDHEDEDNQPLNNPPGRHNNNRFPGLGEGLHAAHQAILQQGGPVGFQPYHRPVQFPLKIILLVVFMCVTLLLASLICLTLPVCVGRWLMSFWMGSAMVHELYTAASGLYVCWLAIRAATVLLSWMPQGRSIIMLKVHEWTLMILKTIVVAVLLAGVIPLLLGLLFELVVVAPLRVPLDQTPLFYPWQDWALGVLHAKIIAAITLMGPQWWLKTVIEQVYANGIRNIDLYFILRRLAAPVICVLLLSLCVPYIISKGITPLLGVQPVMQTLVDRRIYPFLLMVVILLAILSFQIRQFKRLYEHIKNDKYLVGQRLVNYERKTGRSTTSAALSSSS, from the exons ATGGACCCCGCAGAGGAAG CAGACATCTGCCGGGTCTGTCGGTCAGAGGGGAGCCATGAAAAGCCGCTCTACCACCCCTGTGTCTGCACTGGCAGCATCAAGTTCATCCATCAGGAATG cctaTTGCAGTGgttaaaacacagcagaaaagaATATTGTGAATTATGTAAACACAGGTTTGCATTTACACCAA TCTACTCTCCAGACATGCCATCTCGCTTGCCTGTCCAGGATATCTTTTCAGGTCTGGTCACCAGTATCGGAACAGCCATCAGATACTGGTTCCACTACACACTAGTGGCCTTTGCCTGGCTAGGCGTTGTGCCTCTCACAGCAT GTCGCATTTACAAGTGTCTATTTACTGGCTCTGTGAGCTCACTCCTCACCCTCCCATTAGATATGCTTTCAAC ACAAAACCTGCTTGCAGACTGTCTCCAGGGTTGTTTTGTGGTCACTTGCACGCTGTGCGCCTTCATCAGCCTGGTGTGGCTCAGAGAGCAGATTGTCCATGGTGGCCCCCCTCAGTGGTTGGAGCAGAATCCACTGCCTTTGGTTCCCAACCCGCCCAACGGCCCTGCACCTGCTAATGAG GTGCCAGGTGGTAACGCTGCAGTCAATGCCCAGGCTGCAGCTGACGCCGCAGCAGCCCAGCACCCTGCAGACCCTGCCGAAGACGGTCTGCCTCCTGGCAACCCACATGAAGTCGGCAACCAGGGAAATGATGCTGAACCGGACGAAGACGATGATggggaggaggacgaagaggaggaggaggatgaggaaggaagagaagaagatgcTGCTGATGCCAATAATGGAGGACAAG AAGATTTAAACTGGAACGCTCTGGAGTGGGACCGTGCAGCAGAAGAGCTGACCTGGGAGAGG ATGCTGGGACTGGATGGCTCCTTGGTTTTCCTG GAGCACGTCTTCTGGGTGGTGTCTCTCAATACACTCTTCATCCTTGTCTTTG CTTTTTGTCCATATCACATCGGCCATTTCTCTGTGGTTGGACTGGGCTTTGAGGACTAT ATTAAAGCTTCACACTTTGACGGCCTCGTCACCACCATACTGGGTTACATCCTCCTCGCAGGAGCTCTCATGGTTTGTCAT GTACTAGCTTCGTTGGTAAGATTCCAGCGGTCCAGACGACTCCTGGGTGTCTGCTACATTGTTGTTAAG GTGTCCCTGCTGGTTGTCATGGAAATAGGCTTGTTCCCACTGATTTGTGGATGGTGGCTCGACATTTGCTCACTG GAAATGTTTGATGCCACATTGAAAGACAGGGAGCAGAGTTTTGACTCGGCTCCTGGTACGACAATGTTCCTCCACTGGCTGGTCGGCATGGTCTACGTCTTCTACTTTGCCTCTTTCATCCTTTTGCTTCGAGAG GTTCTTCGGCCAGGTGTGCTGTGGTTCCTGAGGAACCTGAACGATCCAGACTTTAACCCAGTCCAAGAGATGATCCACCTGCCCATCTACAGACATCTGCGGAGGTTTATTCTCTCTGTG gTGGTGTTTGGTTCCATAGTTTTGCTGATGCTTTGGCTCCCCATTAGAATCATTAAACTGTTCTTCCCAAACTTCCTTCCTTACAACGTCATGCTTTACAG TGATGCCCCAGTGAGCGAGCTATCGTTGGAGCTGCTTTTGCTTCAGGTTGTTCTGCCGGCTCTGTTGGAGCAGGGTCACACTCGCCAGTGGCTCAAGCGGCTTGTTCACGCCTGGACGTTCACAGCTGGATACATGCT TGACCTTCACTCCTACCTGCTCGGAGATCATGAAGATGAGGACAACCAACCACTCAATAATCCTCCCGGTCGCCATAACAACAACCGATTCCCAGGCCTAGGGGAGGGGCTTCACGCTGCCCATCAGGCTATTCTGCAGCAGGGCGGTCCTGTGGGTTTCCAGCCGTACCACCGGCCTGTCCAATTTCCCCTCAAG ATCATTCTATTGGTCGTCTTCATGTGTGTGACACTGTTACTGGCTAGTCTGATCTGCCTGACACTGCCAG tgtgtgtgggtcGCTGGCTGATGTCTTTCTGGATGGGCAGTGCCATGGTTCATGAGCTGTACACAGCAGCCAGTGGGCTCTACGTCTGCTGGCTGGCCATACGAGCCGCCACAGTGCTGCTGTCCTGGATGCCACAGGGGCGAAGCATCATCATGCTCAAAGTCCACGAGTGGACGCTCATG ATTCTAAAGACCATCGTGGTGGCTGTGCTGTTAGCTGGAGTGATACCTCTGCTGTTGGGTCTGCTGTTTGAGCTGGTCGTTGTGGCTCCGCTCAGAGTCCCACTGGACCAGACACCACTCTTCTATCCCTGGCAG GACTGGGCGCTTGGCGTGCTTCATGCTAAAATCATCGCTGCCATCACACTGATGGGCCCTCAGTGGTGGCTGAAAACTGTCATCGAGCAG GTGTATGCAAACGGTATCCGAAACATCGACCTCTATTTCATCCTGCGACGACTGGCTGCTCCGGTCAtctgtgtcctgctgctgtctctctgtgtgcccTACATCATCTCTAAAGGCATTACACCACTGCTTG GTGTACAGCCAGTGATGCAGACGCTGGTGGATAGGAGGATCTATCCGTTCCTGCTGATGGTGGTCATACTCTTGGCCATTCTCTCCTTCCAGATACGCCAGTTCAAACGCTTATACGAACACATCAAGAATGACAA ATACCTAGTCGGACAGAGACTTGTAAACTATGAACGTAAGACAGGCAGGAGCACAACCAGCGCTGCCCTCAGCAGCTCCTCGTAG